The window gtgcagaGGGACACAGAGGGGCTGTGCCAGGGTGAGTGGCCATAGCGCATGGTCACTTGTTGGGTGCCGAGGCGCAGCGGCCTGGGAATGGCGGGCAGGCACTGGCTGCACCCAGTGCAGCCTCACTTCCCCTGCTTCCATTTTGTCCCTGTGCAGAAAGTCCCAGTCCCCTCTCCATCCTGGCAGGACTCTGCCTCATCTCCAGCCAGCAGAGGTGGTGGCTCTACAGCCACACACAGCAGCCAGTGACCCAGGGACAGGCCAGCTGTCACCCTCCTGTTACACCTGCTGCGGCAGCCTGACCAGCGACTACGCTGCCTGTCCCCTGTCCCTTGTGCTGGAAGAGCTCCAGAGCTCCTCCACTTCTGGCTGCCACCCCAGCTGCCAGTCTTGGGCCATGGTGCTGGCCCTGTTGGCCAGGGCCTTTGGGAGGTCCCTTGGCTTGAGGAAAGCCCACCTACCCCCAGGCTAGATACCCCAATGCCCAAAACCATGCATGCACAGCAccctggaggctggagagccAGAGATGCGCCACTCTCAGGGCAGAAGACCGGTACCCCAAGGCCCTGCTCCCGGGCTGGAAGATGAGCCTGCCCCAGAAGGCTACCTCAGAGCGTCTGCATGGGTCACATGACCGCCCAGAGCTCTGCCTCAGCTGCTCCCAGTGGAAGAGCCAGTTCCTTTCTCATTTTGGAGCAGGTACAGTGAGCAAGAGGTCAGACCACAGCCACCAACcatctgccccttccctgaatcCAAGCCATCCATAGTCCTGTGTCTAACCTCATAGTCGccaaataaaagttaaagagaaGATGCCGAGTTTATGGTGTCCTTGAAGGTAGGGTGGGCCCACGGTGAGTGAGACAAGGGCCCCTGGAGGAATAAGGAGCCACAGAGGAAGACCCTCGGCAGGAGGATCCGCCAAGTGCTGAACTACCATACAGCCATGAACAGAAAGCTAGCTCGCTCCCCCCgacccttccccccacccctcacacccccccccccgctctttagagacaaggtctcatggtGTAGTCATGGCTGTTCTGAGACTtcctatatagaccaagctgatctttaactcacagaggtctgcctgcctctgcctccgagaCTGAGATTAAAGTACTGAGTTAAAGGTCTACCATAAGGAAGCAAGGCATGTGGCTAGGTTCTATCCATCATTTATTGAGCGCCCACTGTGTACCTGGCAATGGTTGGACACTGATTACTATTTGCTGCCCAGCCAGGGAGAAGACTCGAACTCACGTTCACCCCTTTCCTCCTAGCCCACGTGGTGAGGGAAGGCAGAGTTCCTTCTGATCTTACGGATAGTACCTAGGAGTATCTAGGCCTAGGGCTCTTTAAGACGGGGGTGGGGTTTCGCGAGGAGGAGCGCTGGAGCGGACCGGAAGTGCCAGAACGAAGTGGCGGTTCAGCAGGAAGCTGAAGCGGTGGCGGCCGCCTAGGTTCTTGGAACGGAGATAGGCAGCAGGGTTTTTCTAGAGCAGACTGGCGCAGAGGTCGAGCCAAACTCCGAGGTCCTGGGAGGAGGTAAAGCGAAACGGAGTTTCGGCACAGGTCCATAACGGGTGCGTAGGAATTTGCGAGGTGGGAGGGCCAAGCCGAGAGTGGACCACCAGTTAGCGCGCGCTCCGCCTACAAGATGAGCTCCAAGGCCAAGAAACGCGTAGTGCTGCCCACTCGCCCCGCACCTCCCACGGTGGAGCAGATCCTGGAGGACGTCCGAGGGGCACCCGCCCACGATCCTGTTTTCACTGCCCTGGCCCCAGAAGGTAGGAGAACGTGAGTCTCCCGAGTGGGGAGCAAACCGACTGCAGCCAGGCACCTAGGGACGAATCTTTTTTTGTCCCTGGCCTTCTCTTCCCCTGCAAAATgggataataaaaaataaagttgaaagtcCTGCCGAGCTTGGTGACTTAAGCCAACCCAGGGGTCTAGGCCAAGAGGGTTGCTGTGACttcaagaccttgtctcaaggggGTGTGACCAATTGCTCTTACAAGTAACTGGGGGAATGGTACGTGCAGGGGCCATTTCTGTGAGTCCTGTCCTGGGATCCAGGCACCCAAGCAGTTCTGGGTAGAACAGCGGGCCAGGGTGGCTGAAGGGGTCCCCCTTCAGGGTGGGACCCCAAGCCCTGAAGGGTGGCCCCCAAGCcctggggtttttcttttttcttttttttttttttttttttttttgttttttttttcttcttttttatgttttgttttttcttgttgtttctttgtcCCTGGGGTTTTTCATGCCTGAAACTGACTCTTGTTTTCTAGTGCCTAATAggtctatgtagcctaggctggcctcaaactcaccatgtagccaaaaatgaccttgaatgcCTCGGCCTCTGGATTGGTGGATGTCAGGCCTGGGGATGGTGACACTGTTTCTTCTCTTCAGACCCCCCAGACCCATCCCCAAGGGCTGAGGACTCTGAGATACAGCAGGAGCAGATCTACCAACAGAGTCGGGCCTATGTGGCTATGAATGAGAGACTGCAGCAGGCGGGGGATGCGCTGAGACAGAAGTTCGATGGCCTTCGGCAAGCTGGTCAAAGGCTGGAACAGGATATCAGCCAGGTGACTTCAGCTACCTCCTAGAGCCCAGGTTACTCCTGATGTCCTTGGTCCAGGCCTGGGCACTTGACAACCAGAGCCTCTGGGTCAACATTTGCTGCCCCAACCCTGGCCTGGGAGACCCAGTGGCCCACTCTGCCAGCTTGCAGCTTTGTTCCCTCTTCCATCCTTAATGGCCTCTAACTCATGATGGGACATGGGGACACCAGCCTAGATTGCATCTAGGACTTGACTGCAGGTCGGGGCTCAGAGCCAGTCTGCCCCATAGTGACCAGCCTGCTCTTCTACCCCATGTCACCCTGGGCAGTGAAGGTCtccatcccagcatccacagcaggTCAGCCACCATCATCTTGGCTGAGAGAATGGACTGGCTACCCGCTTCCTAGTGCCTGGCTCAGGCCCTCCAGGGCCCCACTGCCTTCTCAGCTCTCCCTAGGGCTGGGAGGGACTCAACAAGGGGCTCTCCATTCTGGGGAGTCCAGGGATCTAAGAGGAGCCCAAAGGCCAGGgccctgtgtgtgtggtggacaTTGCCCCTTCTGAACCCGGGGTCTGTCTTGGCTCCTTGCAGAAGATCACCACTCTTGGGATGACTGGACTTTAGTTCTGGAAGATTAAAGATGTTTGATGCCTAAACACAGATCTCCTTTAAGCTGAGCTAGATCACAGGGTGCCCGAGTCCGTGCCACCCCTTGGCAGCACCTACCTTCTCGGTTCCCAAGCTGGCTGGAACTGTCTTGTCAGAAATGGCCTTAGCTTATGGCCACGTTATTCCTGACACTCCACATTCCTGGCAGCCATAGGATGTGGCTTGCCCCGACCAGTACAGCCTGGATTCCTGGTCCCTACCTCCACCACAAGTGGAGTAGCTGATGGCCAGGTACGGCTCAACTGACCCTCAGTCAACCTTGGCTCCAGCATGTGAGGACCTAACACATTGTCTAGTCAGTAGGGAGCTCAGAAATGCCTTCTGGGGTTGGACAGCAGCTGCAAAAGAAGGTCCTGGAACAACCTCCCCCCTCCAGAGCCTGTGTTaaagaagaagctgcagagcaatGGAGTGGCTCGCTTTATTAAAGATATGAACAAGAATCAGAAGCCAGGCTGGGTGTCCTCCCGGGGGTCCGCATGGGGGTCGGGGGGTTAGTATGTACAGAAGGGTAACACTGCAGAACAGGGCAGAGATGATACGGCAGCAGAGGACACACTGACCAGGTGTGAGCAAGGGGGTGACATTGGCCAGGGACAGTgcgacagacagacacacacactgaggtaACTGGTGGGCATGATGCCCTAGTCAAGCACCCAGTGGTTAGTCTCCAGTAGACCACTGGTGTCCAGCTCAGGGTGCTAGCAGTCATCATCAGCCTGGCGGATTATTGACCTCTCCTGTTCTGTCTCTAAGGACTCGCCAACTCTTACCTACCCTGGGCTGGATGTTACACTGTGTCTGGTGTCCCCCACTGTGTGGGGGGGAGAAGGCAAACATGGCTGCTGGGCTCAAGGCTGACAGGACAGGAGAAGGTGGCTGGGAGAAAGATGGCCCTTGCATGCTGGTGCCACAGCCCAGCTGTGTCTGCTGCTCCACTCTGAGTCCTCCCCACGGCCCACGTGGGGAGACCAAGGGACGGAGCAGCATGTGTGCCACCTGAGCTTCTACAGCGTGTGGTACGCAGGCTCAGTCTACGTCCCcagttcagggtcatcctggaATGTGTCTAAGGTGTGAGAGGGTCCCCTAGAGCCACTttactctgttctgaaaagggcCTTCCTTGTCCCTCCCTACTAGTCAGCCACAGGCCAGCAGCTCTGGCTGGCAGGCAAGGTCCCGGCATTGAGCAGTTGGTGTCTGGAGTTTCTGCTGTGACACTGTTCCCAGCAATTAGGGCCAGAGCCCCAGACAAGGAAACAGCAGGCATTGCTTGGACTGTGGGCTTTCAAAGCTCTGGACAGGTATCAGGATAGGTGTAGTGCACAGATGATGGCCCCTAGTTATCAGCCTGCCCCTGGGAAGCAGCAAACTTGGCTCTTAGCTCCCTGCCATAGAAGGGACCCATGGGAAAGGGCAGCAGTGTCGACAGTTCCTCCCACAGCCTCCCGCCCCGCCCCTGTCTCAAAGCTActtccctcttctcagaagaGGGACTCAGGCCAGCTTAGGGACAGTCCCTCCTCTGGGAGCAGCTCATGCAGGTGGCCGTAGCTGTAGGGTCCCTTACAGAGAGCAGCCTGGGGCCCCACAGTAGAGAGGTTGTTGGCTCTCTGTGGAAAGGCTGAGTTGAGTCCTCACTCTGCCCCAGGCCCCTGTAatggacacacacagacccacCGCCCAGATTATTGAAGGCTTGGCTACGTCTGGATCCCCGCCCTCAGTAGCAGCTCCAGGCTCCCCATCGTGCCATCAAGTCCCATTTTGATTCCAGGCTGTGGCTGAGGCACGAGGATCTGATCTGGTCCTGACACCTGCATCAAAGACAGGCAGGACTGGGAGGGACCCGGTTCCCACAGACAGGCCCGCCTACCTCCCTTCAGGGATGCCAGCTGACTCCTTGGGCCCCCCAGAGCCTAGCCAGCTTTTCCGTGGAATAAGAGTCCCCCTTGTCAGTAAAGGGACACAGTGTCAGCTGATCCACAGCTTTTGCCTCAAGAGGGTTGTTCGCCCTTGGCAATCTCTCAGCGGCCATGATGAATGCTGGGTGAGCAGCTTGTCTGCAGCCCCTCACCAAGCGCTCCTCAGCTGCCTCAAGAAGGCAAACACCCCTGGCAGAGTCATCATTAACCAATTACCCTACCACTAATTACAGGCTTCCACAGTGCAGGGCTGAGGCAGCCCCAGCTGCCTAGCAGAGGCTCACTGCCTCACTCCCCAGCCTGTCCCCACCTGGGGCAGGCAAGCTCAGTCATCTCCCTAAGAAGACATGTCCACCCTCCCGCTGGGTGCAGCTCAGGGCAGGTCCCGCATGGGCCCACAGCTAGTGGCCCTCAGAGACTGGCTGTCCACCCCTTCTCAGGCCCACCTCAGAAAATGGGGCTGTGTATGCCCTGCAGCTAGTCTGTAAGCTGATCCCCTCGAGTCCCAGGCATAGAAGCACGGGCTGGCCCTAAGGTGAAGAGGTGCGAGCTGGACAGCGGCTCTGAGGGCGTAGGTGTGCCTACTCGGAGCATCTAGAGAGCAGGCCTACAGCgcagccagcctgggccacagggTGAGGAGAGAAAGTTCCAGATTCAGGCCTATACCCACTACTCCAGGAGGCTGGCTGGAGAGGAGACAGGGGCTTTCTCCATTGCCGAGTCACTGGCCATTGTGGCCGTTGCCATAGGGCTGGGCACATAGTTAAAGGGGGGAACCCGTGCAGCCCTGCTGGGGGAGCCATGCCTGATAATGGGAAAGCCCCCCACAACAGCACTCAGACCCTCATGGGTGAAGggcgctgaggcaggaggcttggtGAGTACTGGTCCATCCACATCGCtacccaggggagccacagggccaCTGGCCGGGGCCTGTGGGGGATCCCTGCTCTCCAGGCTGGGTGACGTGCTGGAGTTGGTCTTAGAGGTGGCCACGTCCTCCGTTTGCACCACTGCGTCACTGGTCTTGCGCTGTGGAGTTCCAGCGGGGCTGTCTTCCGGTGATGAGCCCCTGAGAGGCAGGGCAGTGGCAGGCAGCGTACTGCGCAGGATGTGGGGGACATCTTCATCTTTGATTCGACGCCAGGTCGTACCAGGCGCAGCCACCCTGGGCAGCGACCTGGCCTCGCCATCACTTCCCCGGCGAGTAGCATTGGCCTGGGTGGTGGGCACAGAGGCAGCACTATCAGGCCTGCGGGACACGCTAATATGTGGCAGGGATGCATACCGCTTGACTGTCTCAGGCCGCCCAGGGGTCGCCCGCACAGGCAGGCGTGAGGGGCTCTCAGAGCTGGTGCGTCTGGGCGCACGTGGGGCGAGACCTGGCTTGGCCTGCGGGGACTTCTGTGCTGCCAGGGGCTGCCGTGGGGATACCCGCAGCTCATCACAAcgagaggagcagagaaagacagCAGGGAGTGCAGGCCGTCCACGGCGGGGCGAAGCggcctgggaggtggaggctgtGGAGTCGGCAGAGGACAGCTCCGATCTGCGGCGCCGGAGGAGGCCTGGGGATTCCTTGATGAAAGTCAGCTGCCTTCTGAAGCCTGAGCGATCCGAGGACTCACTGCCACTGGAGCGGGCTGAGGCTACACGCACCAGGCCTAGGCGGCTGCCACGCGCCCCAGGAGTCCCCTCAGCCCCAGCTCGGCCCCTGGAGCCAGGCTCTGGGGACGGCCTGGCCAGTGGAGGTGGCACTCGCCTGGCTGGCCTTTGCATGAATGGGATCCGCACAGGTGACTTCTGGGTCTTGTGTTGCTTGGCCAGAAGGGCCCTCGCTGGTGACTTGGGCACCGGGGACCCCCCAGGGCCGGGCAGAGGCCCTCCTGTTGGAGTGGCCAGAGGGGACCGCCTAGGCCGGGGCTGGGATGCTGGGGAGGTCTGTGAAGAGCTTGAGGATGGGGTCTTGGCGAAGCGGGCTGGAGGAGTGGCGCTCCTGGGTGGGTGGCGTAAGGCTGCCAGCTCAGAGATCTTGCCTGGTCGGTGGAGGCTCCGTGATCGTTGTTGCTCAGGGCTGGGGGCTTTGGTGGCAGTTTCTGTTTGAGTGGTACCAGATGTCCCCATCTTCTTAGGTGTGGTACAAGGTCCAGAAACACCTTTGGACTGAGCGCGAGAGGCTGGGCTGGCTGAGTAGATCACTGTCCGTCCCCGGAGCATGGCTGATTCCCCTGCCATCATTTTCTGGGTACCCTTTGCCTTCTCAGGGCCACTAGGAAACCGGGGACTCCCACTGATCTTAGTGGAAGTTGTGCCCCGTTTCTCAGGACGCCAGGTACCCCCAGCCTCTGCCACAGGCTTTCGCCCTTTCCTGAGCTTGGAGGGCTGGAGAGTGGAGCCTGCTGACACCCCAGACACCAAAGACAAGAGGGAGTCGGACTCGGAAGAAgcttccaggctggctttggccGCTGCCTGGTGCAGCCACGTGACAATGGAGTTTGCGCCCTCTTGGATAGCCTGCCACTCCACGCTGTCTAGGTCAGAGGCTGGATCGGAGCCAGGCACCTCTTCCTGGCATTTCTGTGGTATCTCACTAGGCCTCATGTCTGACCTCACCGCTCTGGGCTTGCGACGCCGAGAGCCAGGTACCTGGGTCCGGCGCCTGGGCATGGCCAGGCTGATACATCTCTGCAGAAGTTCCTCTTCTCCCCTTGGACTAGGAGAGCTATCCTGTTTACTGCCCTGCTTGGGACCTCGagcatggctggctggctgttcaGAAGCCTCAGGCTCACTGAGGGAACTAGCTGAGGAAGTCAGGGAATAGCAGGGCGGGGTCTCGTCCACGATCAGTCTGGGCTGGGCCCTCACAGGGAGTGTGGCAGGCTGTGCTGCCCTGGATGGGGTCTCCTTCCTGCCTGCGGGTTTCTCACGCTTAAGAGCCCGTGGGATGGCTGATGCTCGTCGAGGTGGTGGTGCTGTGGTGGCTGGTGGCTCCTCATCAGAGTCATAGAAGCAGTACACAGCTTCCTCTGTCGGTGTTGTGAGGCATAGTGACTGCAGGGCACCGTCTCCGAGGGTCCGGGTCTGGCACGAGCCACCCCTGTTGGACCGAGCACTCTGAGGCCGGCTGAGGGGTAGTTCCAATCCTGCCCGGTTCCTATTGGGCCCCCGGGCATGCTCTGTACTCTTACTAGTGCCTATTGCCTTGGGCCGGTGCCCACGGGTCTGCCTGGCAGGGGCAGCTCGGCCTGTAGGTTTCTGCCTGTCCCCAGGCCCAGCTGGCTTGTCCCTGGAGGGTCCCTGTAAGGTCTCGTCACTGAGCGAGGCTGCACTGGAAAAGTTGACGGGTGTGCCTTCTGCAGAATCTGTGCCCGAGTCATCACCCCGAGCAGGGGCGGGCACTAACATGTACACGGGGACCGGCAGTGCCCGGCGGCCAGGCACCAAGGCTGAGGCCACCTTACGGAGCCGGGCGGGCATGGCTGCCCCCAGACATTCACGCAAAGCCTCCAACTCTTTATCAGCCACTGACCGAGCCCTAGAACCAGCTGGTGCTGGGCCATCCAGGCGGCTGGCAGCCTCGTCCCTCCGACGGTGGCCCCCACCACCCACCGAACGTTCTGGACAGGCTGGTGGCCTCAGACGCAGCTCCACATCCTGCTGGACATACAGCTCATGCAGGGCCAGTGCACTGAGGCTGGAGGCACAAGAGAAATTCTCGTCTGGCTTCTCCACTGTGAAGCGTACACTGCCGGCATCCAGCTCCGAAGGCGGCTGGCATCTTTCCCGACAGTCTGCAATGTCCAGGAAGCGCTTCACGTAGCTTTCCCACTGCAGGCTGAACTGACTGGTTTCAGGCTGCCCAGGAGGTGCCGGGGGCGTCTTGCTGCGGCTGGGTGGCATCGTCTGCCCGGGGCTGTCTGGCAGCTCGCTGGGACTCACtgtaccactgcccagcccactgCACGGGTCACTGGGGATGGAGCTGGCAATGGAGCGGCTCTCGAAGCTGCCCAGGGAGCTTACAGAACTACAGCGGCTCAGGACCAAGGGCGTCTCCTGAACGCAGTTCTCAGATGAACTGGATGGTGTTGCATCCTCCACCCCAAGACCTCGACTGCGCCCCCGCTGCTGGGCCGGGATGGACACCGGAAGAGAGGTGGACCCGGATGCTCGCCACGCCCTGCCTAGCTCGGCCTCACCAGGACCAgcctcctccagcccctccagggATGAATCGCTGTCAAGGTTCTCCACCTGGCTGGGGACGGCATGGCCCGtggaagacagagaggacagagaactGCACCTGGAGAGGGACATTGGTCCATCCTGTGCCACCAGCTTCTGCAGCACCTTGCTAGCCACGGGCAGTGGAGAGGCCACCAGTTTCTCAGGGACTTTGCTCAGGCTATCCGCCGGTATCCATGCCTGTTTCCGGGCCCCCGGGGAGGTTCCCGGCCCAACCAGGGGTCTGACACCTGCCCCAGCCGCGCCATCGAGCAGTGGAACATGCTGATAGGTTGGGGATAACTTGATTGTGCGCACTCGGGCATCGGTGGCTGCTGTGTCCCGGGCAGGAAGTTCAGCCCGGCTGGGAAGGTCCAACCGGCTGGGCCGAGTCTGTCCGCGCACAGGGTCATCACGGTGCTCCGCCAACGCAGCCAGCGGGCAAGGCGTCATGTGTTCCCGGGTACAGTAGCCATCACTGGTGCTACCGCTGTTCAGGCTGTCATTCGAGAGGCTGGTGTGGGCCGCCTTGAGCCTCAGCAGCGGGTGCGCTCGGCTGCCAGCCTCACGCCGCCCACCCTCGGTGCCCCGGCACGGAGAGCAGGACTGTGCACGGCCCTCCCTTGGCGCCTCCTGCCCAGGGTCCCCCGAGCTGAGACTGAAGCTGTCGTCTGATGAAGTGTGCAGGGCAGAGATGTCCTCCACCAATCGGTCGATCCGAGCCACGGCCAACGCCAGCTTGGCCTTGGCCTTAGCCGCCACAGCTGCCTCCCCACTagcttccttctcagcttctagGCCACCCTGGCGGGCAGGTGGGGTGCGGGCCAGTGCCTGGCCCTGAAGGAAGGGACCGCCAAGGAACATAGACATCACTGCTGGGCTGGCGGGCTCAGCTGTGGTGGCCGCAGCAGCAAGGGATGGTGCGTCGTCATCGTCAAAGCAGCCGGAATCAGAAGCGTAGTCCTGCACCAGCCCGTCCAGGTGACGGAGGGGTGGCAGGGGCTTTTTTGAAGTGGTCTCTGCCTCGGGAAGACCCTGCTTCTCCAGGTGACCGAGTGCATGCACCAGGTGCCGAGTGTCCAACTCAGCTTCCAGAGCCCTCTGCTTGCGGACGTACAGACTGGGTACGCAGGTGCCTGGGGAGACGGCCATGGCTGCGGCCTGATACTTGGCAGGTCGGTGAGCTAGCAGGTTCCGTAGAGCGGCGGCACTACCCATGGCAATCATCTTGTGTTTGGAGTGGACGAGGTTGCGTAGCATGCCCACAGCCCCCAGGTCCCACAACAGTTCCTGGTCGCGGGGGCTGCGGGCAGACAGGTTCCAGAGGGTGCCGCAGGCATTGCTCACAATAGTCAAGCTGTGGGACGTGAGGTGCTGCAGCAGTGTCTGCAGGCAGTTGTGGTCACGGAGCACCTGCCTGGGGGAATCCAGAGTAAAAGAAGGTGAGCTTTACCCCAGCCCTGAGATGCCCACCCAACCATCCACACCACACTGCCATTCACGTCATACCCACTACACGAGAGCTCCTCCCCCAAGGTCCCCAGCACAGCGGCCCCAGGCCAGCCATGCTTGCCTGGCTCACCCACTACTGTAGCCTTTTGCTCAGTCATGCCTACCCCTTGCCACCCATATTCCCACCTCTCCCTTGCTGAACTCTTAGTCAACCAAGTAAATCAACGCAAGTAACCCTGCGTGTGGTGACCCGGCTCAGCCAATCACAATTATGCCCCTTGGTTTGCCCGTCTTCGCCTCGTCTATACCCCTACCTGTCAGGCCTGTGCTCAACCACGCCCACCTCCACCTTGCCCCTAACTAGCTAAGCTACCCCAGCATGCTGGCAGGTTTAGCCACGCCCCTCCTTGCCCCGCCCACCACACCAGACTAAAACCACTAGATAGGGCAGATAAACCTGTCCATCCTTTGGGTTTGAACttgagaaaaaatgaaatagctATAGCATAAACTCTCCTAGCCGCACTGCACGACTCCCtgcagttttttggtttttggtttgttttcaggaAGGATCTCAGGAAGCCGAGGCTAACTTTAAACTCCATAGCTAGCTAAAGGTGGCCTTTC is drawn from Mastomys coucha isolate ucsf_1 unplaced genomic scaffold, UCSF_Mcou_1 pScaffold4, whole genome shotgun sequence and contains these coding sequences:
- the Apc2 gene encoding adenomatous polyposis coli protein 2 isoform X5 — translated: MPGQALQELKMTSAMGSYEQLVRQVEALKAENTHLRQELRDNSSHLSKLETETSGMKEVLKHLQGKLEQEARVLVSSGQTEVLEQLKALQTDISSLYNLKFHAPALGPEPAARTPEGSPVHGSGPSKDSFGELSRATIRLLEELDQERCFLLSEIEKEEKEKLWYYSQLQGLSKRLDELPHVDTQFSMQMDLIRQQLEFEAQHIRSLMEERFGTSDEMVQRAQIRASRLEQIDKELLEAQDRVQQTEPQALLAVKPVAVEEEQEAEVPTHPEDGTPQPGNSKVEVVFWLLSMLATRDQEDTARTLLAMSSSPESCVAMRRSGCLPLLLQILHGTEAGSVGRAGTPGAPGAKDARMRANAALHNIVFSQPDQGLARKEMRVLHVLEQIRAYCETCWDWLQARDSGTESGTGDTPVPIEPQICQATCAVMKLSFDEEYRRAMNELGGLQAVAELLQVDYEMHKMTRDPLNLALRRYAGMTLTNLTFGDVANKATLCARRGCMEAIVAQLASESEELHQVVSSILRNLSWRADINSKKVLREVGSMTALMECVLRASKESTLKSVLSALWNLSAHSTENKAAICQVDGALGFLVSTLTYRCQGNSLAVIESGGGILRNVSSLIATREDYRQVLRDHNCLQTLLQHLTSHSLTIVSNACGTLWNLSARSPRDQELLWDLGAVGMLRNLVHSKHKMIAMGSAAALRNLLAHRPAKYQAAAMAVSPGTCVPSLYVRKQRALEAELDTRHLVHALGHLEKQGLPEAETTSKKPLPPLRHLDGLVQDYASDSGCFDDDDAPSLAAAATTAEPASPAVMSMFLGGPFLQGQALARTPPARQGGLEAEKEASGEAAVAAKAKAKLALAVARIDRLVEDISALHTSSDDSFSLSSGDPGQEAPREGRAQSCSPCRGTEGGRREAGSRAHPLLRLKAAHTSLSNDSLNSGSTSDGYCTREHMTPCPLAALAEHRDDPVRGQTRPSRLDLPSRAELPARDTAATDARVRTIKLSPTYQHVPLLDGAAGAGVRPLVGPGTSPGARKQAWIPADSLSKVPEKLVASPLPVASKVLQKLVAQDGPMSLSRCSSLSSLSSTGHAVPSQVENLDSDSSLEGLEEAGPGEAELGRAWRASGSTSLPVSIPAQQRGRSRGLGVEDATPSSSSENCVQETPLVLSRCSSVSSLGSFESRSIASSIPSDPCSGLGSGTVSPSELPDSPGQTMPPSRSKTPPAPPGQPETSQFSLQWESYVKRFLDIADCRERCQPPSELDAGSVRFTVEKPDENFSCASSLSALALHELYVQQDVELRLRPPACPERSVGGGGHRRRDEAASRLDGPAPAGSRARSVADKELEALRECLGAAMPARLRKVASALVPGRRALPVPVYMLVPAPARGDDSGTDSAEGTPVNFSSAASLSDETLQGPSRDKPAGPGDRQKPTGRAAPARQTRGHRPKAIGTSKSTEHARGPNRNRAGLELPLSRPQSARSNRGGSCQTRTLGDGALQSLCLTTPTEEAVYCFYDSDEEPPATTAPPPRRASAIPRALKREKPAGRKETPSRAAQPATLPVRAQPRLIVDETPPCYSLTSSASSLSEPEASEQPASHARGPKQGSKQDSSPSPRGEEELLQRCISLAMPRRRTQVPGSRRRKPRAVRSDMRPSEIPQKCQEEVPGSDPASDLDSVEWQAIQEGANSIVTWLHQAAAKASLEASSESDSLLSLVSGVSAGSTLQPSKLRKGRKPVAEAGGTWRPEKRGTTSTKISGSPRFPSGPEKAKGTQKMMAGESAMLRGRTVIYSASPASRAQSKGVSGPCTTPKKMGTSGTTQTETATKAPSPEQQRSRSLHRPGKISELAALRHPPRSATPPARFAKTPSSSSSQTSPASQPRPRRSPLATPTGGPLPGPGGSPVPKSPARALLAKQHKTQKSPVRIPFMQRPARRVPPPLARPSPEPGSRGRAGAEGTPGARGSRLGLVRVASARSSGSESSDRSGFRRQLTFIKESPGLLRRRRSELSSADSTASTSQAASPRRGRPALPAVFLCSSRCDELRVSPRQPLAAQKSPQAKPGLAPRAPRRTSSESPSRLPVRATPGRPETVKRYASLPHISVSRRPDSAASVPTTQANATRRGSDGEARSLPRVAAPGTTWRRIKDEDVPHILRSTLPATALPLRGSSPEDSPAGTPQRKTSDAVVQTEDVATSKTNSSTSPSLESRDPPQAPASGPVAPLGSDVDGPVLTKPPASAPFTHEGLSAVVGGFPIIRHGSPSRAARVPPFNYVPSPMATATMASDSAMEKAPVSSPASLLE